The following proteins are encoded in a genomic region of Sander lucioperca isolate FBNREF2018 chromosome 23, SLUC_FBN_1.2, whole genome shotgun sequence:
- the LOC116045343 gene encoding regulator of G-protein signaling 20 — MGSERVEMRKRQMQIHQEAAASVLQARHRMGNTPTNASNACCFCWCCCCSCSCLTVRSEDEIIQRSTFEHRAEGTTNCEESLKPTLDDARSWPMSFEKVMKSAAGRGCFRQFLRTEFSEENMMFWLACEELKKETNKTVVEEKVRQIYEDFISILSPKEVSLDSRVREVINRNMLEPTSHTFDDAQQQIYTLMQRDSYPRFINSSEYADLLKSLEEPPPEP; from the exons ATGGGCTCAGAGCGGGTGGAGATGCGTAAGAGGCAGATGCAGATTCATCAGGAAGCAGCTGCCAGTGTCCTCCAAGCGCGCCACAGAATGGGAAACACCCCCACAAACGCCTCAAACGCCTGCTGCTTctgctggtgctgctgctgtagCTGCTCCTG tttgACTGTTAGGAGTGAGGACGAGATAATACAGAGATCCACTTTTGAGCACAGAGCAGAGGGAACTACTAATTGTGAAGAAAG CCTGAAGCCTACTCTGGATGACGCTCGCTCCTGGCCCATGTCGTTTGAAAAGGTAATGAAAAGTGCAGCGGGTCGTGGCTGCTTCAGGCAGTTCCTGCGGACGGAGTTCAGCGAGGAGAACATGATGTTCTGGCTCGCCTGCGAGGAGCTCAAAAAGGAGACCAATAAGACTGTGGTGGAGGAGAAAGTCCGTCAAATATACGAGGACTTCATTTCAATCCTTTCCCCTAAAGAG GTCAGTTTGGACTCTCGTGTTCGAGAAGTGATAAACCGCAACATGCTGGAGCCGACCTCGCACACGTTTGATGATGCTCAGCAGCAAATCTACACGCTGATGCAGAGAGACTCATACCCTCGCTTCATAAACTCGTCTGAGTATGCAGATCTGCTGAAGAGCCTGGAGGAGCCTCCCCCCGAGCCATAG